Genomic segment of Nocardiopsis mwathae:
GTGCCACGACTCGCCGAAGGACAGGATGGCCAGCCACCACACGTTGCGGGACTTGTCGCGGACCTCGAAGTGCTCCTCGCCGAAGGCGTGGCAGATGGAGTTGATGGCCCAGGTCACGTGCTGGAGAAGGAAGAGCCGGACCAGGGCGCCCCAGAAGAAGGCGGTCAGCGCGCCCCACCACGACATCGTCACCAGGCCGCCGATGAGCGCGGGGAGGAAGAGCGAGACGCCCGCGATCGGCAGGAAGAGCCGGGAGATGCGCGCGACGTCCTTGTCGGCGAGCAGGTCGGGGCAGAAGCGCTGGACCGAGGTCCGCTCACTGGCGAACAGCCAGCCGAACTGGGCGTAGACGAGGCCCTTGCCCAGGGCCTTCCAGTCGCTGCCGAAGCGCCACGGCGAGTGCGGGTCGCCTTCGCGGTCGGCGTACTTGTGGTGGCGGCGGTGGTCGGCCACCCAGTTGATGACCGGCCCCTCGATGGCGAGGGTCCCGGCCACGGCCAGCGCGATGCGCAGCGGGCGGTTGGCCTTGAAGGAGCCGTGGGTGAAGTAGCGGTGGTACCCGACGGTGATACCGAGGCCGGAGATGATGTAGGCGACCACGAAGATCGAGACGTCGACCCAGGTCAGACCCCATCCCCAGGCGAAGGGGACGGCCGCGACCACCGCGAGGATCGGGAGCCCGATGTACACGCCCAAGAGGAACTTCGCGCCCGGACCCTTCGGGGCGTACTCCACATCGCGTTCCAGCTGGGACGTTCGTCGATCCGCTGTCGCAACGGCGGTTTGGGACTCTCCCATGGGGGTCGACTCTCCTTCAGACGGCTGTGTGAACCTACGCCACCATAACCTACGGCCCCGTAGGTTACGCAAGCGAAGGTAAGTAAAGCCTTAGCGGTGATCCGGCGACCGGGACGAGGCGGCACGAACTGGGCGAATGCGCGACGGTTCGCGGCCTCGCCGTCACCGCCCACCGGCTCTCGGAAACGTGTCCACTCGCCCGCTAACCTGAGCCATGCGCTACATCGACGCGGTGGGCACCACCCGCCGCTACTCCAAGATCGGGTTGGGTACCTGGCAGTTCGGCTCGCGGGAGTGGGGCTACGGCCCCGAGTACGACGGGGCCGAGGCGGCGCGGATCGTACGGCGGGCGCTGGAGCTCGGCGTGACCGTGTTCGACACCGCAGAGCTCTACGGCTTCGGCCGCAGCGAGCGCATTCTCGGCGCCGCCCTGCGCACGGCGCTGGAGCAGACCGGGACCTCGCGCGAGGACATCGTCGTGGCCAGCAAGATCCTGCCGGTCCTCCCGGTGTCACCGGTGGTGCAGCAGCGCGGGGTG
This window contains:
- a CDS encoding acyl-CoA desaturase, with product MGESQTAVATADRRTSQLERDVEYAPKGPGAKFLLGVYIGLPILAVVAAVPFAWGWGLTWVDVSIFVVAYIISGLGITVGYHRYFTHGSFKANRPLRIALAVAGTLAIEGPVINWVADHRRHHKYADREGDPHSPWRFGSDWKALGKGLVYAQFGWLFASERTSVQRFCPDLLADKDVARISRLFLPIAGVSLFLPALIGGLVTMSWWGALTAFFWGALVRLFLLQHVTWAINSICHAFGEEHFEVRDKSRNVWWLAILSFGESWHNLHHSDPTCARHGVLKGQIDPSARVIWMFEKLGWAWNVRWPNESRLAAKRIDTAA